The following are encoded in a window of Rosa chinensis cultivar Old Blush chromosome 4, RchiOBHm-V2, whole genome shotgun sequence genomic DNA:
- the LOC112199781 gene encoding uncharacterized protein LOC112199781: protein MKRYALRLFISFKYITANVVDRNIGRIVVTASTIEHSVKGSLECGRSCKAKAAAVVEVVLAMQLNVEGLDQGQGRGIHVNVNNEVEKKGFKNRTKVWAIVNALKNNEVLKLILDDDEENSSRPS, encoded by the coding sequence ATGAAGCGGTATGCACTGCGGTTGTTCATATCATTCAAGTACATCACAGCAAACGTTGTTGACAGAAATATTGGCCGAATTGTTGTAACAGCATCTACAATTGAACATTCTGTTAAGGGCTCACTCGAGTGTGGCCGCTCTTGCAAAGCAAAGGCAGCAGCAGTTGTTGAAGTGGTGCTCGCTATGCAACTCAATGTGGAAGGTCTTGACCAGGGACAGGGACGAGGGATTCACGTCAATGTAAATAATGAGGTTGAGAAGAAGGGTTTTAAGAACCGTACCAAGGTATGGGCTATTGTCAATGCTCTTAAGAACAATGAAGTACTTAAACTCATTCTTGATGACGATGAAGAAAATAGTTCCCGGCCAAGTTAA
- the LOC112199520 gene encoding UDP-glycosyltransferase 74B1, whose translation MESNREYRGHVAVLPYPSQGHINPLLQFAKRLASKGVKATLATTSYTVSSISVHNIGVESISDGFDESGFAQAADEETFLQSFKANGSRTLSQVLKKFEDSEFPVNCVVYDSFLPWALDVAKEHGIYGATFFTNSATVCSIVCQIHHGLLSLPFKPEDMPVLIPGLPPLNLLDLPSMLQKPNSHPAYLKMKLNQYSNLDEADWIFANTFQALEGEAAKVVAKLWPAKLIGPMVPSAYLDGQIKGDRGYGASLWKSLGEECIKWLEAKAPKSVVYVSFGSMVSLTAEQMEEFVLGLKESGVHFLWVVRASELSKLPNEIIDSVKEKGLLVTWCNQLEALAHDAIGCFVTHCGWNSILEGLSLGVPMVAVPKWADQMTNAKFVEEIWEVGVRAKEDDGGIVRKEEFVGCLKEVMEGERSRKIKKSSSKWRELAKKEISEGGSSDKCISEFVAHLCANQTGEVKTFLNEKDY comes from the exons ATGGAGAGCAATAGAGAATACAGAGGTCATGTTGCGGTGCTTCCTTATCCTAGCCAGGGCCACATCAACCCTCTCCTCCAATTTGCAAAGCGCCTAGCTTCTAAAGGCGTCAAGGCCACACTAGCCACAACCAGCTACACTGTCAGCTCCATTAGCGTCCACAACATCGGAGTCGAGTCCATCTCCGATGGTTTCGACGAGTCTGGTTTTGCTCAAGCGGCCGATGAGGAAACATTTCTTCAGTCGTTCAAGGCCAATGGCTCGAGAACCCTATCCCAAGTCCTGAAGAAGTTCGAAGACTCCGAGTTCCCGGTGAATTGTGTTGTGTATGATTCTTTTCTGCCTTGGGCTCTTGATGTGGCCAAGGAACATGGCATATATGGAGCCACTTTTTTCACCAATTCGGCTACTGTGTGTAGCATTGTGTGTCAAATTCATCATGGACTACTTTCTCTGCCGTTTAAGCCTGAAGACATGCCCGTGTTGATTCCTGGCCTGCCTCCACTGAACCTTCTTGACCTGCCAAGTATGCTTCAGAAGCCAAATAGTCACCCAGCTTACTTGAAGATGAAATTGAACCAGTATTCTAACTTGGACGAGGCTGACTGGATCTTTGCAAATACTTTCCAAGCACTAGAAGGCGAG GCTGCCAAAGTAGTAGCAAAGCTGTGGCCAGCAAAGTTGATTGGCCCCATGGTCCCTTCAGCTTATTTGGATGGTCAGATCAAAGGGGATAGAGGATATGGAGCAAGCCTATGGAAGTCTCTTGGTGAAGAATGCATCAAATGGCTAGAAGCAAAGGCACCTAAATCAGTGGTGTATGTCTCCTTTGGAAGCATGGTGTCCCTGACAGCAGAGCAGATGGAAGAGTTTGTGTTGGGCTTGAAAGAAAGTGGGGTACACTTTCTGTGGGTGGTAAGAGCATCTGAACTGAGTAAATTGCCGAATGAAATCATTGACTCAGTAAAGGAAAAGGGTCTACTAGTGACTTGGTGTAACCAGCTGGAAGCTTTGGCACATGATGCAATTGGGTGCTTTGTGACTCATTGTGGTTGGAATTCGATTCTCGAAGGGCTCAGCCTTGGGGTTCCAATGGTTGCAGTGCCAAAGTGGGCTGATCAAATGACCAATGCTAAGTTTGTGGAGGAGATTTGGGAGGTTGGAGTCAGAGCCAAGGAAGATGATGGGGGAATTGTGAGGAAAGAAGAATTTGTTGGGTGTCTGAAGGAAGTgatggagggagagagaagcagaaagaTTAAGAAGAGTTCGAGTAAATGGAGGGAGTTAGCTAAGAAGGAAATCAGTGAGGGGGGAAGCTCAGACAAGTGTATTAGTGAATTTGTAGCGCATTTATGTGCTAATCAGACAGGAGAGGTCAAGACATTTCTGAATGAGAAGGATTATTGA